A single genomic interval of Lathyrus oleraceus cultivar Zhongwan6 chromosome 7, CAAS_Psat_ZW6_1.0, whole genome shotgun sequence harbors:
- the LOC127106276 gene encoding kinesin-like protein KIN-14M isoform X4, with translation MNLIITEMRKNCTSLQEKLIKEEVDKSAAVDSLVKEREARLDIERSHTTLSEDIGRAQREIQSANQKISSLNEMYKRLQEYITSLQQYNGKLHTELSSVEDELKRVEKEKAAAMENIAMLSAQLTLSISSQEEATKQKDDLSSEVASLRGELHQVRDDRDRRLSQAQTLNADLMRLKESRENSCVELDSLTLKANDLEEKSSLKENQIKALQEQLATAEKKLQVSDISVFETRTEFVGQQKFVDELQRRLEDAEYKLIEGERLRKKLHNTILELKGNIRVFCRVRPLLHDESRSTEGKIFSYPTSMEASGRQIDLAQNGQKHCFTFDKVFIPEVSQEEVFVEISQLVQSALDGYKVCIFAYGQTGSGKTYTMMGRPGHPEEKGLIPRSLEQIFQTKLSQQPQGWKYEMQVSMLEIYNETIRDLMSTNRSSSENGTPGKQYTIKHDASGNTQVSDLTVVDVHSAKEVAFLLNQAANSRSVGKTQMNEQSSRSHFVFTLRIYGVNESTDQQVQGVLNLIDLAGSERLSKSGSTGDRLKETQAINRSLSSLSDVIFALAKKEDHVPFRNSKLTYLLQPCLGGDSKTLMFVNISPDPSSVSESLCSLRFASRVNACEIGTPRRQTNGRATDSRLSYF, from the exons ATGAACTTAATTATTACAGAAATGAGAAAGAATTGCACTTCCTTACAAGAGAAATTGATAAAGGAAGAAGTTGACAAGTCG GCTGCAGTGGATTCCCTTGTTAAAGAGAGAGAAGCAAGGCTTGATATAGAGAGGTCACATACCACTCTTTCCGAGGATATCGGAAGAGCTCAACGAGAGATTCAAAGTGCGAATCAGAAG ATATCATCACTCAATGAGATGTATAAGCGGTTACAAGAATACATAACGAGTTTACAACAGTACAATGGAAAACTTCATACAGAGCTTTCATCGGTTGAAGATGAACTTAAACGCGTAGAGAAAGAGAAGGCTGCTGCAATGGAGAACATCGCTATGTTAAGTGCTCAACTTACTTTATCCATT TCTTCTCAAGAAGAAGCCACAAAACAGAAGGATGATCTTTCTAGTGAAGTTGCTTCACTTAGAGGAGAGTTGCATCAAGTAAGAGATGATAGAGACCGACGATTATCTCAAGCACAAACTTTAAATGCTGATTTGATGAGATTAAAAGAATCTAGGGAAAACTCCTGCGTTGAATTGGACAGTTTGACATTAAAAGCAAATGATCTGGAG GAAAAAAGTTCTttgaaagagaatcaaataaAGGCATTGCAAGAACAGTTAGCAACTGCAGAGAAGAAACTGCAG GTGTCTGATATATCTGTATTCGAGACAAGGACGGAATTTGTAGGGCAACAAAAATTTGTTGATGAGTTGCAAAGACGCTTGGAAGATGCAGAATATAAACTTATTGAAGGGGAGAGACTGAGGAAGAAATTACACAATACCATTTTG GAGTTAAAAGGGAACATCCGTGTATTCTGTCGGGTGAGGCCTTTGTTACACGATGAAAGCCGTAGTACAGAAGGCAAGATATTTAGCTATCCAACATCAATGGAAGCTTCTGGACGACAAATTGACCTAGCCCAAAATG GCCAGAAACATTGTTTCACATTTGATAAAGTTTTTATACCAGAAGTATCACAGGAAGAAGTTTTTGTAGAAATTTCACAGCTTGTACAAAGTGCTCTTGATGGTTATAAG GTTTGCATCTTTGCCTATGGTCAAACAGGATCAGGCAAAACCTATACAATGATGGGAAGACCTGGACATCCGGAGGAAAAGGGATTGATACCTCGTTCGTTAGAACAAATATTTCAAACGAAACTGTCTCAGCAACCTCAAGGCTGGAAATACGAAATGCAG GTATCAATGTTGGAAATATACAACGAAACCATTCGTGATCTGATGTCGACAAACAGATCGTCATCAGAAAATGGTACTCCTGGAAAACAATATACAATAAAACATGATGCAAGTGGAAATACACAAGTTTCTGATCTTACAGTAGTGGATGTTCACAGTGCGAAAGAAGTCGCGTTCCTTTTAAATCAAGCTGCAAATAGCAG ATCTGTGGGAAAAACTCAGATGAATGAACAATCATCAAGAAGCCATTTCGTGTTCACTCTTCGAATATATGGTGTAAATGAG AGCACTGACCAACAAGTACAAGGTGTTCTAAATCTAATTGACCTTGCTGGTAGCGAGCGTCTCTCGAAGAGTGGTTCAACCGGTGATCGGTTGAAAGAAACTCAA GCCATCAACAGAAGTTTGTCATCATTGAGTGATGTCATATTTGCCTTGGCCAAGAAGGAAGATCATGTTCCATTCAGAAACTCAAAGCTTACATATCTGCTTCAA CCTTGTCTCGGTGGAGACTCGAAGACGTTAATGTTCGTAAACATCTCACCCGACCCTTCTTCAGTTAGCGAGTCACTATGCTCACTCAGGTTTGCTTCAAGAGTCAATGCTTGTGAGATTGGAACACCTCGTCGCCAGACCAATGGCCGTGCAACAGACTCTCGTTTGAGCTATTTCTAA
- the LOC127103009 gene encoding 60S ribosomal protein L18-3, translating to MELDQTEPTTPNSDDFYLNLLIELYSLLVKRSDGEFYAVILERLMSKYNQRSISLEMLIDALKEKEGKIGVVVGVVTDDDFIVHDVPAMKVTALWFTETARAGGECLTFDQFVSRDPTGKNMVWEVIKLIIIY from the exons ATG GAGTTAGATCAGACCGAACCAACAACACCTAATTCCGATGATTTCTACCTCAATCTCTTAATCGAG TTATACAGCCTTCTAGTCAAAAGGAGTGATGGCGAATTCTATGCTGTTATACTCGAGCGATTGATGAGCAAATACAACCAACGTTCAATTTCTTTGGAAATGTTGATTGACGCCTTGAAGGAGAAG GAGGGCAAAATAGGTGTTGTTGTAGGTGTTGTAACGGATGATGATTTCATAGTACATGATGTCCCAGCAATGAAAGTTACAGCATTATGGTTCACAGAGACAGCACGTGCTGGTGGAGAATGTCTTACATTTGATCAATTCGTCTCCAGGGATCCCACTGGAAAGAACATGGTATGGGAGGTTATAAAGTTGATTATTATATATTGA
- the LOC127106276 gene encoding kinesin-like protein KIN-14N isoform X3: MLTKFQNRFPLSISPTSPIPSKFRDFVGDNRCLETMVETPINGRIRQAFTVVNGGHNVGLTSTPPSIAGSDYGVIEFTREDVEALLNEKAKKKERFNYKERCENMVDYIKRLKVCIRWFQDIEMSYSIEQEKLKNSLEMTQQKSVEIELLLKIKEEEMNLIITEMRKNCTSLQEKLIKEEVDKSAAVDSLVKEREARLDIERSHTTLSEDIGRAQREIQSANQKISSLNEMYKRLQEYITSLQQYNGKLHTELSSVEDELKRVEKEKAAAMENIAMLSAQLTLSISSQEEATKQKDDLSSEVASLRGELHQVRDDRDRRLSQAQTLNADLMRLKESRENSCVELDSLTLKANDLEEKSSLKENQIKALQEQLATAEKKLQVSDISVFETRTEFVGQQKFVDELQRRLEDAEYKLIEGERLRKKLHNTILELKGNIRVFCRVRPLLHDESRSTEGKIFSYPTSMEASGRQIDLAQNGQKHCFTFDKVFIPEVSQEEVFVEISQLVQSALDGYKVCIFAYGQTGSGKTYTMMGRPGHPEEKGLIPRSLEQIFQTKLSQQPQGWKYEMQVSMLEIYNETIRDLMSTNRSSSENGTPGKQYTIKHDASGNTQVSDLTVVDVHSAKEVAFLLNQAANSRSVGKTQMNEQSSRSHFVFTLRIYGVNESTDQQVQGVLNLIDLAGSERLSKSGSTGDRLKETQAINRSLSSLSDVIFALAKKEDHVPFRNSKLTYLLQPCLGGDSKTLMFVNISPDPSSVSESLCSLRFASRVNACEIGTPRRQTNGRATDSRLSYF; this comes from the exons ATGCTCACCAAATTTCAAAACCGGTTTCCATTATCAATCTCACCCACATCTCCAATCCCTTCCAAG TTTCGGGATTTCGTGGGAGATAACCGCTGCCTAGAAACGATGGTGGAGACTCCGATTAATGGGAGAATAAGGCAAGCTTTTACGGTAGTAAACGGCGGGCACAATGTTGGCTTGACTAGTACTCCTCCAAGCATTGCTGGATCGGATTATGGTGTAATAGAGTTCACAAGAGAGGATGTTGAGGCATTGCTGAATGAAAAAGCTAAAAAGAAAGAGAGGTTTAATTATAAG GAAAGATGTGAAAATATGGTGGATTATATAAAAAGGCTTAAGGTTTGTATCAGATGGTTCCAAGACATTGAAATGAGCTACTCAATAGAGCAGGAAAAGTTAAAGAATTCACTGGAAATGACCCAGCAAAAGAGTGTAGAAATCG AGTTGCTGCTTAAAATCAAGGAAGAGGAAATGAACTTAATTATTACAGAAATGAGAAAGAATTGCACTTCCTTACAAGAGAAATTGATAAAGGAAGAAGTTGACAAGTCG GCTGCAGTGGATTCCCTTGTTAAAGAGAGAGAAGCAAGGCTTGATATAGAGAGGTCACATACCACTCTTTCCGAGGATATCGGAAGAGCTCAACGAGAGATTCAAAGTGCGAATCAGAAG ATATCATCACTCAATGAGATGTATAAGCGGTTACAAGAATACATAACGAGTTTACAACAGTACAATGGAAAACTTCATACAGAGCTTTCATCGGTTGAAGATGAACTTAAACGCGTAGAGAAAGAGAAGGCTGCTGCAATGGAGAACATCGCTATGTTAAGTGCTCAACTTACTTTATCCATT TCTTCTCAAGAAGAAGCCACAAAACAGAAGGATGATCTTTCTAGTGAAGTTGCTTCACTTAGAGGAGAGTTGCATCAAGTAAGAGATGATAGAGACCGACGATTATCTCAAGCACAAACTTTAAATGCTGATTTGATGAGATTAAAAGAATCTAGGGAAAACTCCTGCGTTGAATTGGACAGTTTGACATTAAAAGCAAATGATCTGGAG GAAAAAAGTTCTttgaaagagaatcaaataaAGGCATTGCAAGAACAGTTAGCAACTGCAGAGAAGAAACTGCAG GTGTCTGATATATCTGTATTCGAGACAAGGACGGAATTTGTAGGGCAACAAAAATTTGTTGATGAGTTGCAAAGACGCTTGGAAGATGCAGAATATAAACTTATTGAAGGGGAGAGACTGAGGAAGAAATTACACAATACCATTTTG GAGTTAAAAGGGAACATCCGTGTATTCTGTCGGGTGAGGCCTTTGTTACACGATGAAAGCCGTAGTACAGAAGGCAAGATATTTAGCTATCCAACATCAATGGAAGCTTCTGGACGACAAATTGACCTAGCCCAAAATG GCCAGAAACATTGTTTCACATTTGATAAAGTTTTTATACCAGAAGTATCACAGGAAGAAGTTTTTGTAGAAATTTCACAGCTTGTACAAAGTGCTCTTGATGGTTATAAG GTTTGCATCTTTGCCTATGGTCAAACAGGATCAGGCAAAACCTATACAATGATGGGAAGACCTGGACATCCGGAGGAAAAGGGATTGATACCTCGTTCGTTAGAACAAATATTTCAAACGAAACTGTCTCAGCAACCTCAAGGCTGGAAATACGAAATGCAG GTATCAATGTTGGAAATATACAACGAAACCATTCGTGATCTGATGTCGACAAACAGATCGTCATCAGAAAATGGTACTCCTGGAAAACAATATACAATAAAACATGATGCAAGTGGAAATACACAAGTTTCTGATCTTACAGTAGTGGATGTTCACAGTGCGAAAGAAGTCGCGTTCCTTTTAAATCAAGCTGCAAATAGCAG ATCTGTGGGAAAAACTCAGATGAATGAACAATCATCAAGAAGCCATTTCGTGTTCACTCTTCGAATATATGGTGTAAATGAG AGCACTGACCAACAAGTACAAGGTGTTCTAAATCTAATTGACCTTGCTGGTAGCGAGCGTCTCTCGAAGAGTGGTTCAACCGGTGATCGGTTGAAAGAAACTCAA GCCATCAACAGAAGTTTGTCATCATTGAGTGATGTCATATTTGCCTTGGCCAAGAAGGAAGATCATGTTCCATTCAGAAACTCAAAGCTTACATATCTGCTTCAA CCTTGTCTCGGTGGAGACTCGAAGACGTTAATGTTCGTAAACATCTCACCCGACCCTTCTTCAGTTAGCGAGTCACTATGCTCACTCAGGTTTGCTTCAAGAGTCAATGCTTGTGAGATTGGAACACCTCGTCGCCAGACCAATGGCCGTGCAACAGACTCTCGTTTGAGCTATTTCTAA
- the LOC127106276 gene encoding kinesin-like protein KIN-14N isoform X2 — protein MVETPINGRIRQAFTVVNGGHNVGLTSTPPSIAGSDYGVIEFTREDVEALLNEKAKKKERFNYKERCENMVDYIKRLKVCIRWFQDIEMSYSIEQEKLKNSLEMTQQKSVEIELLLKIKEEEMNLIITEMRKNCTSLQEKLIKEEVDKSAAVDSLVKEREARLDIERSHTTLSEDIGRAQREIQSANQKISSLNEMYKRLQEYITSLQQYNGKLHTELSSVEDELKRVEKEKAAAMENIAMLSAQLTLSISSQEEATKQKDDLSSEVASLRGELHQVRDDRDRRLSQAQTLNADLMRLKESRENSCVELDSLTLKANDLEEKSSLKENQIKALQEQLATAEKKLQVSDISVFETRTEFVGQQKFVDELQRRLEDAEYKLIEGERLRKKLHNTILELKGNIRVFCRVRPLLHDESRSTEGKIFSYPTSMEASGRQIDLAQNGISLVIMYLKVYLFFFYDCLSHHFIKLPTHVSSVLFSGQKHCFTFDKVFIPEVSQEEVFVEISQLVQSALDGYKVCIFAYGQTGSGKTYTMMGRPGHPEEKGLIPRSLEQIFQTKLSQQPQGWKYEMQVSMLEIYNETIRDLMSTNRSSSENGTPGKQYTIKHDASGNTQVSDLTVVDVHSAKEVAFLLNQAANSRSVGKTQMNEQSSRSHFVFTLRIYGVNESTDQQVQGVLNLIDLAGSERLSKSGSTGDRLKETQAINRSLSSLSDVIFALAKKEDHVPFRNSKLTYLLQPCLGGDSKTLMFVNISPDPSSVSESLCSLRFASRVNACEIGTPRRQTNGRATDSRLSYF, from the exons ATGGTGGAGACTCCGATTAATGGGAGAATAAGGCAAGCTTTTACGGTAGTAAACGGCGGGCACAATGTTGGCTTGACTAGTACTCCTCCAAGCATTGCTGGATCGGATTATGGTGTAATAGAGTTCACAAGAGAGGATGTTGAGGCATTGCTGAATGAAAAAGCTAAAAAGAAAGAGAGGTTTAATTATAAG GAAAGATGTGAAAATATGGTGGATTATATAAAAAGGCTTAAGGTTTGTATCAGATGGTTCCAAGACATTGAAATGAGCTACTCAATAGAGCAGGAAAAGTTAAAGAATTCACTGGAAATGACCCAGCAAAAGAGTGTAGAAATCG AGTTGCTGCTTAAAATCAAGGAAGAGGAAATGAACTTAATTATTACAGAAATGAGAAAGAATTGCACTTCCTTACAAGAGAAATTGATAAAGGAAGAAGTTGACAAGTCG GCTGCAGTGGATTCCCTTGTTAAAGAGAGAGAAGCAAGGCTTGATATAGAGAGGTCACATACCACTCTTTCCGAGGATATCGGAAGAGCTCAACGAGAGATTCAAAGTGCGAATCAGAAG ATATCATCACTCAATGAGATGTATAAGCGGTTACAAGAATACATAACGAGTTTACAACAGTACAATGGAAAACTTCATACAGAGCTTTCATCGGTTGAAGATGAACTTAAACGCGTAGAGAAAGAGAAGGCTGCTGCAATGGAGAACATCGCTATGTTAAGTGCTCAACTTACTTTATCCATT TCTTCTCAAGAAGAAGCCACAAAACAGAAGGATGATCTTTCTAGTGAAGTTGCTTCACTTAGAGGAGAGTTGCATCAAGTAAGAGATGATAGAGACCGACGATTATCTCAAGCACAAACTTTAAATGCTGATTTGATGAGATTAAAAGAATCTAGGGAAAACTCCTGCGTTGAATTGGACAGTTTGACATTAAAAGCAAATGATCTGGAG GAAAAAAGTTCTttgaaagagaatcaaataaAGGCATTGCAAGAACAGTTAGCAACTGCAGAGAAGAAACTGCAG GTGTCTGATATATCTGTATTCGAGACAAGGACGGAATTTGTAGGGCAACAAAAATTTGTTGATGAGTTGCAAAGACGCTTGGAAGATGCAGAATATAAACTTATTGAAGGGGAGAGACTGAGGAAGAAATTACACAATACCATTTTG GAGTTAAAAGGGAACATCCGTGTATTCTGTCGGGTGAGGCCTTTGTTACACGATGAAAGCCGTAGTACAGAAGGCAAGATATTTAGCTATCCAACATCAATGGAAGCTTCTGGACGACAAATTGACCTAGCCCAAAATGGTATATCTCTTGTGATAATGTATTTGAAAGTATACCTTTTTTTTTTCTATGATTGTCTTAGTCATCATTTTATTAAATTGCCAACTCATGTCTCTTCTGTTTTGTTCTCAGGCCAGAAACATTGTTTCACATTTGATAAAGTTTTTATACCAGAAGTATCACAGGAAGAAGTTTTTGTAGAAATTTCACAGCTTGTACAAAGTGCTCTTGATGGTTATAAG GTTTGCATCTTTGCCTATGGTCAAACAGGATCAGGCAAAACCTATACAATGATGGGAAGACCTGGACATCCGGAGGAAAAGGGATTGATACCTCGTTCGTTAGAACAAATATTTCAAACGAAACTGTCTCAGCAACCTCAAGGCTGGAAATACGAAATGCAG GTATCAATGTTGGAAATATACAACGAAACCATTCGTGATCTGATGTCGACAAACAGATCGTCATCAGAAAATGGTACTCCTGGAAAACAATATACAATAAAACATGATGCAAGTGGAAATACACAAGTTTCTGATCTTACAGTAGTGGATGTTCACAGTGCGAAAGAAGTCGCGTTCCTTTTAAATCAAGCTGCAAATAGCAG ATCTGTGGGAAAAACTCAGATGAATGAACAATCATCAAGAAGCCATTTCGTGTTCACTCTTCGAATATATGGTGTAAATGAG AGCACTGACCAACAAGTACAAGGTGTTCTAAATCTAATTGACCTTGCTGGTAGCGAGCGTCTCTCGAAGAGTGGTTCAACCGGTGATCGGTTGAAAGAAACTCAA GCCATCAACAGAAGTTTGTCATCATTGAGTGATGTCATATTTGCCTTGGCCAAGAAGGAAGATCATGTTCCATTCAGAAACTCAAAGCTTACATATCTGCTTCAA CCTTGTCTCGGTGGAGACTCGAAGACGTTAATGTTCGTAAACATCTCACCCGACCCTTCTTCAGTTAGCGAGTCACTATGCTCACTCAGGTTTGCTTCAAGAGTCAATGCTTGTGAGATTGGAACACCTCGTCGCCAGACCAATGGCCGTGCAACAGACTCTCGTTTGAGCTATTTCTAA
- the LOC127106294 gene encoding thioredoxin-like protein CXXS1, translated as MGGQQQHKKSKVVKIDSVKSWEEYINEATNKGYFVMVHFSAYWCMPSIAMDPFFEELASTYQNIIFLKVDVDEVKEVATKMEINAMPTFLLMSGGTPVDKTVGANPDELRKRMDQLIPQNPSDA; from the exons ATGGGTGGTCAACAACAGCATAAAAAGTCCAAGGTTGTGAAAATAGACTCAGTGAAATCATGGGAAGAGTACATCAATGAAGCTACCAATAAAGGCTACTTT GTTATGGTTCATTTCTCTGCTTATTGGTGCATGCCTTCTATTGCTATGGACCCTTTCTTTGAAGAATTGGCTTCCACCTATCAGAATATAATATTTCTCAAGGTGGATGTAGATGAGGTTAAG GAAGTAGCCACCAAGATGGAAATCAATGCCATGCCTACTTTTTTGTTGATGAGTGGAGGAACTCCTGTGGATAAAACTGTTGGTGCAAATCCTGATGAATTAAGGAAAAGGATGGATCAACTCATTCCTCAAAATCCTTCTGATGCATGA
- the LOC127106276 gene encoding kinesin-like protein KIN-14N isoform X1, which produces MLTKFQNRFPLSISPTSPIPSKFRDFVGDNRCLETMVETPINGRIRQAFTVVNGGHNVGLTSTPPSIAGSDYGVIEFTREDVEALLNEKAKKKERFNYKERCENMVDYIKRLKVCIRWFQDIEMSYSIEQEKLKNSLEMTQQKSVEIELLLKIKEEEMNLIITEMRKNCTSLQEKLIKEEVDKSAAVDSLVKEREARLDIERSHTTLSEDIGRAQREIQSANQKISSLNEMYKRLQEYITSLQQYNGKLHTELSSVEDELKRVEKEKAAAMENIAMLSAQLTLSISSQEEATKQKDDLSSEVASLRGELHQVRDDRDRRLSQAQTLNADLMRLKESRENSCVELDSLTLKANDLEEKSSLKENQIKALQEQLATAEKKLQVSDISVFETRTEFVGQQKFVDELQRRLEDAEYKLIEGERLRKKLHNTILELKGNIRVFCRVRPLLHDESRSTEGKIFSYPTSMEASGRQIDLAQNGISLVIMYLKVYLFFFYDCLSHHFIKLPTHVSSVLFSGQKHCFTFDKVFIPEVSQEEVFVEISQLVQSALDGYKVCIFAYGQTGSGKTYTMMGRPGHPEEKGLIPRSLEQIFQTKLSQQPQGWKYEMQVSMLEIYNETIRDLMSTNRSSSENGTPGKQYTIKHDASGNTQVSDLTVVDVHSAKEVAFLLNQAANSRSVGKTQMNEQSSRSHFVFTLRIYGVNESTDQQVQGVLNLIDLAGSERLSKSGSTGDRLKETQAINRSLSSLSDVIFALAKKEDHVPFRNSKLTYLLQPCLGGDSKTLMFVNISPDPSSVSESLCSLRFASRVNACEIGTPRRQTNGRATDSRLSYF; this is translated from the exons ATGCTCACCAAATTTCAAAACCGGTTTCCATTATCAATCTCACCCACATCTCCAATCCCTTCCAAG TTTCGGGATTTCGTGGGAGATAACCGCTGCCTAGAAACGATGGTGGAGACTCCGATTAATGGGAGAATAAGGCAAGCTTTTACGGTAGTAAACGGCGGGCACAATGTTGGCTTGACTAGTACTCCTCCAAGCATTGCTGGATCGGATTATGGTGTAATAGAGTTCACAAGAGAGGATGTTGAGGCATTGCTGAATGAAAAAGCTAAAAAGAAAGAGAGGTTTAATTATAAG GAAAGATGTGAAAATATGGTGGATTATATAAAAAGGCTTAAGGTTTGTATCAGATGGTTCCAAGACATTGAAATGAGCTACTCAATAGAGCAGGAAAAGTTAAAGAATTCACTGGAAATGACCCAGCAAAAGAGTGTAGAAATCG AGTTGCTGCTTAAAATCAAGGAAGAGGAAATGAACTTAATTATTACAGAAATGAGAAAGAATTGCACTTCCTTACAAGAGAAATTGATAAAGGAAGAAGTTGACAAGTCG GCTGCAGTGGATTCCCTTGTTAAAGAGAGAGAAGCAAGGCTTGATATAGAGAGGTCACATACCACTCTTTCCGAGGATATCGGAAGAGCTCAACGAGAGATTCAAAGTGCGAATCAGAAG ATATCATCACTCAATGAGATGTATAAGCGGTTACAAGAATACATAACGAGTTTACAACAGTACAATGGAAAACTTCATACAGAGCTTTCATCGGTTGAAGATGAACTTAAACGCGTAGAGAAAGAGAAGGCTGCTGCAATGGAGAACATCGCTATGTTAAGTGCTCAACTTACTTTATCCATT TCTTCTCAAGAAGAAGCCACAAAACAGAAGGATGATCTTTCTAGTGAAGTTGCTTCACTTAGAGGAGAGTTGCATCAAGTAAGAGATGATAGAGACCGACGATTATCTCAAGCACAAACTTTAAATGCTGATTTGATGAGATTAAAAGAATCTAGGGAAAACTCCTGCGTTGAATTGGACAGTTTGACATTAAAAGCAAATGATCTGGAG GAAAAAAGTTCTttgaaagagaatcaaataaAGGCATTGCAAGAACAGTTAGCAACTGCAGAGAAGAAACTGCAG GTGTCTGATATATCTGTATTCGAGACAAGGACGGAATTTGTAGGGCAACAAAAATTTGTTGATGAGTTGCAAAGACGCTTGGAAGATGCAGAATATAAACTTATTGAAGGGGAGAGACTGAGGAAGAAATTACACAATACCATTTTG GAGTTAAAAGGGAACATCCGTGTATTCTGTCGGGTGAGGCCTTTGTTACACGATGAAAGCCGTAGTACAGAAGGCAAGATATTTAGCTATCCAACATCAATGGAAGCTTCTGGACGACAAATTGACCTAGCCCAAAATGGTATATCTCTTGTGATAATGTATTTGAAAGTATACCTTTTTTTTTTCTATGATTGTCTTAGTCATCATTTTATTAAATTGCCAACTCATGTCTCTTCTGTTTTGTTCTCAGGCCAGAAACATTGTTTCACATTTGATAAAGTTTTTATACCAGAAGTATCACAGGAAGAAGTTTTTGTAGAAATTTCACAGCTTGTACAAAGTGCTCTTGATGGTTATAAG GTTTGCATCTTTGCCTATGGTCAAACAGGATCAGGCAAAACCTATACAATGATGGGAAGACCTGGACATCCGGAGGAAAAGGGATTGATACCTCGTTCGTTAGAACAAATATTTCAAACGAAACTGTCTCAGCAACCTCAAGGCTGGAAATACGAAATGCAG GTATCAATGTTGGAAATATACAACGAAACCATTCGTGATCTGATGTCGACAAACAGATCGTCATCAGAAAATGGTACTCCTGGAAAACAATATACAATAAAACATGATGCAAGTGGAAATACACAAGTTTCTGATCTTACAGTAGTGGATGTTCACAGTGCGAAAGAAGTCGCGTTCCTTTTAAATCAAGCTGCAAATAGCAG ATCTGTGGGAAAAACTCAGATGAATGAACAATCATCAAGAAGCCATTTCGTGTTCACTCTTCGAATATATGGTGTAAATGAG AGCACTGACCAACAAGTACAAGGTGTTCTAAATCTAATTGACCTTGCTGGTAGCGAGCGTCTCTCGAAGAGTGGTTCAACCGGTGATCGGTTGAAAGAAACTCAA GCCATCAACAGAAGTTTGTCATCATTGAGTGATGTCATATTTGCCTTGGCCAAGAAGGAAGATCATGTTCCATTCAGAAACTCAAAGCTTACATATCTGCTTCAA CCTTGTCTCGGTGGAGACTCGAAGACGTTAATGTTCGTAAACATCTCACCCGACCCTTCTTCAGTTAGCGAGTCACTATGCTCACTCAGGTTTGCTTCAAGAGTCAATGCTTGTGAGATTGGAACACCTCGTCGCCAGACCAATGGCCGTGCAACAGACTCTCGTTTGAGCTATTTCTAA